Genomic DNA from Campylobacter concisus:
GCATACCTCCAGCAAAGATTACTTATATAAATTTAGAACCAGAATTCTGTGATAATGCCTGCTTAAATGAGCTTATCAAGGCTGATTTACTGGCTAGTTTTATGGCGAGATTTGAGCCAACAAAAATAGACGATAACGCTCTTTTAGAGCTTTATATCTCTCTTGGTGGTGAAGCTATTTTAAAAGTTAATAAAAGCGGCAAAATCGCTGTAATCATTCCACAAAAGATTATAAAATCTTATGCAAATGTTGTATCAAATGCGGTCTTAAGCTATGTCTTAAAGCAAGACGCAGATATTGAGATCAAATTTATAAATAGCAACGATGAAAGCCCACAAAGTCTTACAAATGCTATGCAAACGGCTAGAGTCCAAGGTTTTAATTATTTTATCGCAGCCCTTACATCAAATGGTGCAAACATTATAAATTCGCTAGTTCTATCAAATGAGCTTATCTACATTCCAAGCGTTCATAGCTCTTTTATCATAAATCCAAAGCCAAATTTGATCTTTGGCGGCATTGATTATAAAGACCAAATTTCAGCTTTGCTAGCTTACTCGAATGAAAAGATAGTTGCATTTGATGATGGTAGTTCATTGGGACAAAAGCTAAATGAATATGTCCGCATGCAAAGTAACGATTATCATGAAGCCTCTATCGTAGGCAAAGATATAAATTTAAACGATACTTTAAGCAAAAAATCCAAATTTGATAATGCAAGTATATTTTTAAACATCCCAATCGTCAAAGCTTCTCTTGTAGCAACGCAGATGAGGGGCTTTGAGATAAAACCATACGCACTTTTAAGTACACAGATAAATTTTTTACCAAATATCTTTAATGCCATCGCACAAAGAGATAGACAAAATCTTTTCATTGCAAACTCACTAAATCCTATTAACGACTTATTTTTGGGGCTTGGTGATCTTTTTGATGTAGATTTTAGATATTCACAAATCGGCTATTCAAGCGCTTTTGGTGCCGAGTATATATATACAAATTTTATAGATAAAAGTGCTGATAGAATTTTTACCGAAAGAGTTGAAAACTCACAAGTTTTATATGGAGTTAAAATTTATAACGCAAAAGGCGACCACTTTAACGAAGCAAATCAAGAAATTTTGCTCGATCAAAATAGCTCAATGTAAAAGCACAAAGTGGCTAAAGCTAAATTTCTAAACTTAGCCACGATCTAAAATTTAGAATTCTCCAAAAATTTCTTTATCTCATCATTTATCTTAGCAAGCTTCTCTTCTTTCATAAAGGCTAACGTAATCGTCGCTCTAAAAAGTAGCTTTTCGGTATTTTTGTCATCAAATTTATAAATTCCTTGCTCCAAAACAAGACTAGCTTTTTTAAGCTCTAAAATTTTGGTTCTAACAAATACTTCATCGCCAAGCACAGCAGAAGCTATAAATTTAGCCTCAAGCGACGAAACTACAAAGTATCCGCCCTCTTTTGTAAAATTTAATCCAGCCTGAAAAAATGCTTCACTTCTAGCTCGCTCGCAAAATTTAATGTAGTTTGTATGATAGACTATGCCACCAGCATCGGTATCTTCGTAGTAGATTCGTATTTTCACGGTATTTCCTTAGACTTTTACATTAAGCCCAATTTTACTAAATTTTCTTAAAAGCTCCATTATATCCGTTCCTTTTTCTTGTTCGGCTTTGATAAATTTCTCGAAAAACTCGCGCTTTATATCCTTATAAACATAGGTTTGGCTTTTACTCGTCGCTTTGATCGGTTTAAATTTCTTTTCTTTTGCGGCGTCTGCTTGCGCTTCTTCTTTGACCGTTTCGTCAAAATCGCCTTTTTTTAGCGCGATTTTTTGAAGCGCGTCTCCGATGCTTTCGCCGTTTTTAAATAGGCCTTTTAGAAATTTAAAAAACTCTTTTTTGCTCGCTTCGTCCGCGTAGCTCACGCGAGTTTCGAGATCTTGCCCAAGAAGCGTAATACGCTCTTTTGCGGGCGTTTGGTCGAAATTTAGCGCGCCGTCCTTGAGCAAAATTTTGACGTTTGCGTATTCGCCTAGGATTTTATTTGCCGCGTACTCGAGCCATTTATCTTTAAATTCCTCCTCGCTCATATCTGAATCCAGCAGCTTTGAGGCCTCGGCGTCCATTGCCACACCGCTACCGCTACGCATGAGCCCTAAGCCAAACCCGCCCAAATCCACATCAAATCTCTTCATAAATTTATCCACGCTAAAGACGTCCCGCCTAAATATATCGGACGGATCGCCCGCCTGCGCTATCAGAGCTCGCGTACTATCTACGAAACTTTTTAGCTCGGCGGCTTTTTCTTTGCTTACCGATGAGTCAAGCCCGTTTATCTTGCCCCAGACGCTTATTTTATCGTCTCTCGTGTAGCCGCTTAGAGAAAATATCCTCCTCACGGCTACCGGCTCGTTCGGATTTAGGCCAAGCTCCTTACGCCATCCGTCCTCCAACTTATCAAACTCCATTTTCGCACCCAACCACATACTTAATTTTTTACCGGTTAGCTTCTCGGGATCAACGTTATCCGCCCAAATTTTGAGTTGGCCATAGTCTAGTTCGTCGGGATTTACGGTATCGTAATCAATCCGTGCCGTTAAATTTGGTGCTAAATTCGCTACCTCTTTTTCCTCATGCGTCTTTAAATTTTGCCTGCGAGCGCCGCTAAAATCGAAATTTGCATTTGCGTTAAATCCGTTTACGCCGCCTATCATATTAATCCTTTCAAGCCTTTATATCCACGCTCTTAGCGTTAAATTTCATCATCGCCTCAAGTTCTTCTAAATTTTTTCTAGTATTTTGCTCTAGCTCTTTGTCGTATTTTCTGTTTTTACCCAGCATCTTTTGCGTTCGCTTTTCTTGCTCTATTAGCTTTTCTAGACGTTTTTGCACCTCTTTCATATCCTCTTGCATTATTTCAAAGAGGCTTTTTGATTCTTTGCCGTCGGAAGTTATGTTAGAGTTGCCGCTTAAGGCAGTGCTACCGGGCAAAAGCGACTCTTGCATTTTTTGAAACGTTAGTACATATTCTCGGTAATCCTTGCTAAGCCCGTCAAGCTCGCTTCCTTTGATGCCATAGATATTGCGTGAATCAATAAAGGCGTCCAGCTTTTGTCTGTATTCTTTGCCACTTATGCTTTTGTCATAACCTTGCATCTTGCCCCAAACCGTAGTTTCGCCCTCTCGTACGTCTAAATTTGAGTTTATTACGGCTGCTATCAAGCCTCCTTTGGTTATGCTACCGTCAGGGTTAGTGTATCTTTCGCCGTGAGGATTTATAAACACGCTCACATTTTCGCTCTCTTTGCCGCCGTTATTGTTATCAAAGATATTGGTTGACGGCTTATATTGCGGCGTTGTTGTTAACTCATGATATGAACTATTAAAAAATAGCGTTTCCATATTGGTTTTCCCGGACTTATCGTCAAATGCGCTACGTGCCGACGTATAGTCGTAGATGTTTTTATTTACTTTAGTTACTTTTAGACTTGATTTTTCGTACTCGTATCCTTGAGGAAATTTGGCGAGGTCTTCTTTGTTAAAACTTTCTTTGGAATTTAAAACGTCCTCGCCGACTACTTGGGATAAAATTTTATATGCATTGCCGACTGTTTTTGCTATGTCGATTTTTGAAAACATTTTATTAAATGCGATCGCTTTATCATTTACGTTCACGAGCGATTTTAAGGTATCTGAGTGGATTTTGTAGTCCTTTGGGATACCTGCGGCTTCGTTAAATTCGGACGTAAAATATCCGTCCGTATCGACTTTGTAGCCTAAAACTTCGTTAAATTTATGCTCGACCGTATCCGGCTGCGAGATTTCATTTTTATATATGATTTGACTCTTTATGTTATGTTTTTCATTTAGCTGAAAATTTTTAGCGACGCTAGAAAATCCGCCGATACCGCTTAACATCATAAATCCTTTTGAAATTTGGTTTTAAGTTACATCGGCAAAATTGAAAAAATATCTAGTAAAAAATAATAAAAACTATCAAAAAGCCATACAAAATTTCTATGCAAAAGTTAAAATTATCCGCGCGTCTTTCTCGTCGCCAGATCGCACTTAGCGCCGCGAGTAATCATCAAGGACTGATCGTAAAATAAAATAAGCACCACCGAAACCCCAACGCCAAGCGCTAGCGAGACCGTCGTAGTCGTGATTGCGTTATCGAAAAATATGATTAGGTATTCGTTTTTCTTAGCGATATCAGTCTCGTTTAGAAATGAAAACAGCGCCAAAATGCCCTTGTACGCGTAGACTCCCGGCACCATCGGCAAAAGCGCCGGAAATGCGATGATCTCGGCGGGCGCTTTGAGCCGTTTGGCAAAGAGCATACCTAAAATCCCGCTTAAAAAAGAGACGATGAGAGTGGCGACGCTGATGTTAAAAAATCCCATCTGCATGATCCAAAAGCGGCTGGCGTGCGCAAATGCCGCAAGCAGCGCGCAAAATACAAGAGTTCTTTTAGGCGGCGAGCTAGCGTAGGCAAAGCCAAGACCCGCCACCGCGGCAAAGGCACCGTCTATGAGAGTCGCAGTCAAAAGCTCAAACATGTAAAATCTCCGCGCTGCTAAGCGAGAGCGTGATATAGACGCCCACCGCGATGCAAAGTATCAGGATGCCCGTGCTCACGGCCCTGCTGATGCCTACTAGCGTGTTGTCGTTTAGGATATCAAAGACCGAGTTTATGAGAAAAACGCCCGGCATCAAAAAGAGTATCGACGAGCCGATCGCCACGTCGCTAGTGTGCGTAAAGCCGTAAAATACGCCAAGATAGGCGATAAACGAGACTACAAACGAGGTCAAAACGTACTGGATTTTTAAATTTACGCCCATTTTAGCAAACGCAAATCTAAGGCTATATCCCACGAGCGTCGCGAAAAATACGCAAGCCACCGAGCCCGCATCGCCGCCGAAAAGCTTGCAAAACGCCGCATTTGCAAGGCTGATCAAAATAAGCGAGCTTGTAAATTTATTCGCACCTATCCGCATGACGCCTTCAAACTGTTCTTTGGCCTCGCCCAGGCTCAAATTTTCATCCAAAATCCGCCAGCTAAGCGACGAAAGCTCGGAAATACGGTTAAAGCTCACCTGCCCCAGCGGGATCTTTTTTACGTAAGTTCGGCGCAGGGAGTTGTCGGCCGAGTCCATGACGCTAATCGTAAAATACTTCACGAAAATCGTCACGCTAACGTCGTAGCCATAGCGCCTAGCCACGCGGTCGACGCACTTTTCGACGCGCGCGGTGTAGGTGCCAGCACTCACCATCGCGCTCGTGTA
This window encodes:
- a CDS encoding YbgC/FadM family acyl-CoA thioesterase yields the protein MKIRIYYEDTDAGGIVYHTNYIKFCERARSEAFFQAGLNFTKEGGYFVVSSLEAKFIASAVLGDEVFVRTKILELKKASLVLEQGIYKFDDKNTEKLLFRATITLAFMKEEKLAKINDEIKKFLENSKF
- a CDS encoding Cj0814 family flagellar-dependent secreted protein; the encoded protein is MLSGIGGFSSVAKNFQLNEKHNIKSQIIYKNEISQPDTVEHKFNEVLGYKVDTDGYFTSEFNEAAGIPKDYKIHSDTLKSLVNVNDKAIAFNKMFSKIDIAKTVGNAYKILSQVVGEDVLNSKESFNKEDLAKFPQGYEYEKSSLKVTKVNKNIYDYTSARSAFDDKSGKTNMETLFFNSSYHELTTTPQYKPSTNIFDNNNGGKESENVSVFINPHGERYTNPDGSITKGGLIAAVINSNLDVREGETTVWGKMQGYDKSISGKEYRQKLDAFIDSRNIYGIKGSELDGLSKDYREYVLTFQKMQESLLPGSTALSGNSNITSDGKESKSLFEIMQEDMKEVQKRLEKLIEQEKRTQKMLGKNRKYDKELEQNTRKNLEELEAMMKFNAKSVDIKA
- a CDS encoding threonine/serine exporter family protein; translation: MFELLTATLIDGAFAAVAGLGFAYASSPPKRTLVFCALLAAFAHASRFWIMQMGFFNISVATLIVSFLSGILGMLFAKRLKAPAEIIAFPALLPMVPGVYAYKGILALFSFLNETDIAKKNEYLIIFFDNAITTTTVSLALGVGVSVVLILFYDQSLMITRGAKCDLATRKTRG
- a CDS encoding threonine/serine exporter family protein, with the translated sequence MNAKPDIQVLTNFLTEYTSAMVSAGTYTARVEKCVDRVARRYGYDVSVTIFVKYFTISVMDSADNSLRRTYVKKIPLGQVSFNRISELSSLSWRILDENLSLGEAKEQFEGVMRIGANKFTSSLILISLANAAFCKLFGGDAGSVACVFFATLVGYSLRFAFAKMGVNLKIQYVLTSFVVSFIAYLGVFYGFTHTSDVAIGSSILFLMPGVFLINSVFDILNDNTLVGISRAVSTGILILCIAVGVYITLSLSSAEILHV